The following are encoded in a window of Penicillium oxalicum strain HP7-1 chromosome II, whole genome shotgun sequence genomic DNA:
- a CDS encoding ABC transporter aclQ, protein MDPHAALELLEYLRICYPIFLLLLFAVAFIANAMVAARRSTSQESVRMGPGGRPLPKRHRNATPAPIAKEFSPTAKRFFNWLSVGVLVTFLIDATIFILHVMQARSEHWWRGQSAVIYIVGSFFFYAVLLMTLLDTSPSPTAAQFVCWLAAIPLELVLLSTALSLYTSPHHEPVVGDPEGGTLRQSITPWEHAEIASNSLRVLILMALTALYISKSISWKSRKGKQACRENGDVSESTGLLDAAAAENGHGNTNGHMYGATNGSAGSDAAKPKPDPWVRPTTIPSTSWWEYLSGYSLFFPYLWPSKSRRLQIVVVICFLLLVAQRVVNVLVPSKVGDIINILADEEGKGFRVPWFEILIFPFGKKTGEVLSALSKGSSINTFLEQVTFQVVPMLVDLVIAFGYFLIEFDAYYALVVGISTFGYLYVTVRMAQWRAEIRRTMVNASRQEDAVKNDSMVSYETVKYFNAEQYEFQRYRDAVSEFQKAEYHVLISLTLLNTCQNTVFMLGLLLTCFIAAYQVSIGQRPVGRFVTLLFYMAQLQGPLNFFGTFYRSIQSALINAERMLELFREQPTVVDSPNATALPTCQGDIKFQDVDFSYDNRKPALNGLTFHCAPGTTTALVGESGGGKSTVFRLLFRFYNAEKGCLSIDGRDVQDITIDSLRSHIGVVPQDTVLFNETLMYNLKYANQAATDEEVYDACRAASIHDKILAFPDGYNTKVGERGLRLSGGEKQRVAIARTILKNPRIILLDEATAALDTDTEEHIQRALSTLSQGRTMLVIAHRLSTITTADRILVLADGQVAESGTHEELLAMKGRYASMWRKQIRAQKAAIEVRHLEDRICNASDDSSSQSDEDRNRNRRSAQ, encoded by the exons ATGGATCCCCACGCAGCTCTCGAGCTGCTGGAGTACTTGCGCATATGCTATCcgatcttcctcctcctcctttttgCTGTGGCTTTCATAGCCAACGCGATGGTCGCCGCGAGAAGATCTACCAGCCAGGAATCTGTACGCATGGGTCCCGGTGGACGACCATTACCCAAGCGCCATCGTAATGCAACTCCAGCGCCGATAGCAAAGGAATTCTCGCCGACAGCCAAGCGATTCTTCAATTGGCTATCGGTGGGTGTGCTCGTCACCTTTTTGATAGATGCGAcgatcttcatcctccatgTCATGCAAGCTCGGTCTGAGCACTGGTGGCGGGGCCAGTCTGCAGTC ATTTACATTGTCggctccttctttttctacGCCGTCTTGTTGATGACTTTGCTCGACACAAGTCCGTCTCCCACCGCTGCCCAATTTGTGTGCTGGCTCGCCGCTATTCCCCTCGAACTGGTTCTCCTCAGCACAGCTCTTTCTCTGTATACATCGCCTCACCACGAACCGGTTGTTGGTGATCCCGAAGGCGGCACGCTCCGCCAGAGCATTACACCCTGGGAACACGCTGAAATCGCGTCGAACAGTCTCCGGGTGCTGATTTTGATGGCTCTTACTGCTCTTTATATCAGTAAAAGCATCTCCTGGAAAAGTCGAAAGGGCAAGCAGGCGTGCAGGGAGAACGGCGACGTCAGCGAGTCCACTGGACTTCTTGATGCGGCAGCCGCGGAGAATGGACATGGAAACACCAACGGCCATATGTACGGTGCGACCAATGGCTCGGCAGGTTCTGATGCTGCCAAACCAAAGCCCGATCCCTGGGTTCGCCCAACGACGATACCTTCCACGAGCTGGTGGGAGTACCTGAGCGGCTACTCACTCTTTTTCCCCTACCTATGGCCGTCCAAATCCCGCCGATTGCAAATCGTCGTGGTCATCTGCTTCCTGCTGCTTGTTGCTCAAAGAGTCGTGAACGTCTTGGTCCCGAGCAAGGTGGGCGACATCATCAATATTCTGGCCGATGAGGAAGGGAAGGGTTTCCGCGTCCCTTGGTTTGAAATCCTCAT ATTTCCATTTGGGAAGAAGACGGGAGAAGTTCTGTCTGCCTTGAGCAAGGGTAGCTCTATCAACACGTTCCTGGAGCAGGTGACGTTCCAAGTAGTCCCCATGCTGGTGGATCTTGTCATCGCCTTTGGCTATTTCCTCATCGAGTTCGACGCCTACTATGCGCTCGTGGTGGGCATTTCAACCTTTGGGTATCTCTACGTCACGGTTCGAATGGCGCAGTGGCGTGCTGAAATTCGAAGAACCATGGTCAACGCATCTCGCCAGGAAGACGCCGTCAA GAACGATTCGATGGTCTCCTACGAGACGGTCAAATATTTCAACGCCGAACAGTATGAGTTCCAGCGTTACCGAGACGCCGTGAGCGAGTTCCAGAAGGCGGAGTACCACGttctcatctccctcacGCTCCTCAACACGTGCCAGAATACGGTCTTCATGTTGGGTCTGCTCCTCACCTGCTTCATTGCAGCATACCAAGTCTCCATCGGACAGCGGCCCGTTGGTCGATTTGTGACATTGTTATTCTACATGGCGCAACTTCAAGGGCCATTGAACTTTTTCGGCACCTTTTATCGTTCCATTCAATCGGCGCTGATCAACGCCGAGCGGATGCTCGAACTGTTCCGCGAACAGCCCACAGTGGTAGACAGCCCCAATGCGACCGCCTTACCCACATGTCAGGGGGACATCAAATTCCAAGATGTCGATTTCTCATACGATAATCGGAAGCCAGCCTTGAATGGATTGACTTTCCACTGCGCACCTGGCACTACGACCGCTTTGGTGGGCGAATCTGGAGGTGGCAAGTCCACCGTCTTCCGGCTGCTCTTCCGATTCTACAATGCCGAAAAGGGGTGTCTTAGCATTGATGGCCGCGACGTGCAAGACATCACGATCGACTCATTACGAAGCCATATTGGCGTGGTGCCCCAGGACACTGTTCTCTTCAACGAGACGCTCATGTATAACCTCAAATACGCAAATCAGGCTGCCACTGATGAGGAGGTGTACGATGCTTGCCGGGCAGCCAGTATTCATGACAAGATTCTGGCCTTCCCGGACGGCTACAATACAAAGGTTGGCGAGCGCGGTCTTCGCTTGAGTGGCGGTGAGAAGCAGCGGGTGGCAATCGCTCGCACCATCCTCAAGAACCCGCGCATCATCCTCTTGGATGAGGCCACAGCTGCTCTGGATACAGACACCGAGGAACATATCCAGCGGGCTCTTTCAACCTTGTCACAGGGGCGTACTATGCTTGTGATTGCCCATCGTCTCAGCACCATCACAACGGCCGACCGGATTCTTGTCTTGGCCGATGGTCAAGTCGCTGAGAGCGGGACCCACGAGGAGTTATTGGCTATGAAGGGCCGTTATGCGAGCATGTGGCGCAAGCAAATTCGAGCGCAAAAAGCCGCAATCGAAGTGAGACATCTGGAAGATCGCATCTGCAACGCCAGCGATGATAGCTCCAGCCAGTCTGATGAAGATCGCAACCGAAACCGTCGCTCGGCACAATAA
- a CDS encoding putative glycosidase crf2, whose product MVRFVTSLLALSLSATVLAKSDTITCNTSKQCPEDKPCCSQYGECGTGGYCLGGCDPQSSFSVGSCAPMPVCENKSYTWDNLDNTALNTKYLGNASEADWTYSGFPKTEDGNLLMTMPKNSVGTLFANNHYIWYGKISGKIKSSRGKGVVTAFILLSDVKDEIDYEWVGADLTAVQTNYYWQGVLDWHNSGNASVSDQDTFDKWHTYEIDWQPEQTQWIVDGEVKRTLKKSDTWNSTANRFQYPQTPARLQMSLWPAGQASNAKGTIDWAGGEIDWDSEDIKDKGYYYATIGKVDVTCYDPPKGAKKTGDNAYIYTSDAAMESDISITDNSTVLGSLAATGLNMTYGADSGSATATGSDSVPTNMGGTGGMASNSTNGGSSGTSSGSGSGSGSGSGSASGASSTGFSQGNAATKDNSAPTQGERVLQGSLFAVLVAVVALVTL is encoded by the exons ATGGTTCGTTTCGTGACTTCGCTTCTGGCCCTGTCCCTGTCGGCCACCGTTCTGGCCAAATCCGATACCATCACCTGCAATACGAGCAAACAGTGCCCCGAGGACAAGCCATGCTGCTCCC AATACGGTGAATGTGGCACTGGTGGCTACTGCTTGGGTGGCTGTGACCCTCAGTCTTCCTTCTCCGTGGGCTCTTGTGCACCCATGCCCGTGTGTGAAAACAAGAGCTACACATGGGACAACCTGGACAACACTGCCCTGAACACCAAGTACCTGGGCAATGCTTCGGAGGCGGACTGGACCTACAGCGGGTTCCCCAAGACCGAGGACGGAAATCTGCTCATGACCATGCCCAAGAACAGCGTTGGCACGCTTTTTGCGAACAACCACTACATCTGGTATGGTAAGATCAGTGGCAAGATCAAGTCCTCTCGCGGTAAGGGTGTTGTCACTGCCTTTATCCTGCTCTCCGATGTCAAGGATGAGATCGACTACGAGTGGGTCGGTGCCGACCTGACTGCCGTCCAGACCAACTACTACTGGCAGGGTGTTCTGGACTGGCACAACAGTGGCAACGCATCGGTCAGTGACCAGGACACCTTTGATAAATGGCACACCTATGAGATCGACTGGCAGCCCGAACAGACCCAGTGGATCGTGGATGGCGAGGTCAAGCGCACGTTGAAGAAGTCAGACACCTGGAACTCTACCGCCAACCGCTTCCAGTACCCCCAGACTCCTGCTCGTCTCCAGATGTCCCTGTGGCCTGCGGGTCAGGCCAGCAACGCCAAGGGTACAATCGACTGGGCCGGCGGTGAGATTGACTGGGACAGCGAGGACATCAAGGACAAGGGTTATTACTACGCCACTATTGGTAAGGTCGATGTGACCTGCTATGATCCTCCCAAGGGTGCCAAGAAGACCGGCGACAACGCGTACATCTACACTTCCGACGCCGCCATGGAGTCTGACATTTCCATCACGGATAACTCCACCGTCCTCGGTTCCCTCGCGGCCACTGGCTTGAACATGACCTACGGTGCCGACAGCGGCAGTGCCACCGCTACTGGCAGTGACAGTGTGCCCACCAACATGGGTGGCACTGGCGGCATGGCTTCCAACAGCACCAACGGTGGCTCTAGCGGCACCAGCAGcggctccggctccggctccggTTCTGGCTCCGGCTCCGCGTCCGGTGCTTCCAGCACTGGGTTCTCTCAAGGTAACGCTGCCACCAAGGACAACAGCGCTCCTACTCAGGGAGAGCGTGTGCTGCAGGGCTCGCTGTTTGCCGTTCTGGTCGCTGTTGTTGCCCTGGTGACATTGTAG
- a CDS encoding Kinesin-like protein 6, with the protein MASSDGASSITVAVRVRPFTIREAAQLSRTDDTPLFLGDGSLAGVPTPKLNQKGLRSVVKVIDDRCLVFDPPEDNPVQKFSRSVVPNGKRVKDQTFAFDRIFDQNASQGEVYEATTRRLLDSVLDGYNATVFAYGATGCGKTHTITGTAQQPGIIFLTMQELFERIDERSGDKSTEISLSYLEIYNETIRDLLVPGTPKGGLMLREDVNQSVSVAGLSSHHPQNVEQVMEMIIRGNECRTMSPTEANATSSRSHAVLQINIAQKDRNAGQNEPHTMATLSIIDLAGSERASATKNRGERLFEGANINKSLLALGSCINALCDPRKRNHIPYRNSKLTRLLKFALGGNCKTVMIVCVSPSSQHFDETQNTLRYANRAKNIQTKVTRNVFNVNRHVKDFLVKIDEQMNLINELKTQAKESEKIAFTKFKKQTEKKDVVVRDGVTRIRSAYEHSLPERQEKTNNMLKLRQISRRIGILSSWIAAFDSVCETRGGQDGLSNLYAVQKTAHGILLELEGSRHHYNQRLSKNTWDRAMTSAVEHATKQLREFDISDASDYASLDKEAELLRSHAEREALSAVIEHDKAGEVAAVQSLLQAQFELIAAIEDIMQLNADEAMQKGRDILMKMLDDCTNATNNLVKPDVTLSSVSTTGLQSPFKPASPQKTKKRFSLVGMPAPRLSLAPSVQLAPAAPPSPTKGSPRRRKVTAGRKSVSFTPKKTQAKPSKRSVRWKDDEENGPLTEFQKTPQKPAAVSVQDTNIEADPSEPALPKGVPTISRNIPRMVSPSYNLAPVPGSSEPTLHVPKNGNRFQAGFLSKKSGGSPSGPPPSSGLLNSDREKSPLRDIEGSSFLNRAPSERPSRIAVRSPSGNFSSSPMSESKDSWKADKDEAQKITSAMRRISSSHAGVTSGSHSLRIHRRRSPTSATYGSSPSEHAHSTMHTMNTMFTASQARRMVKSEREGDSKPSVLSPHNLPVMKHTARRTTLGGDVRPRGASLSTRDALRLSAAAAP; encoded by the exons ATGGCCTCCTCCGATGGCGCCTCTTCAATCACAGTGGCGGTACGCGTGAGGCCTTTCACTATTCGCGAGGCGGCCCAGTTATCTCGTACCGATGACACTCCGCTATTCCTGGGCGATGGTTCGTTAGCGGGCGTGCCAACGCCCAAGTTGAATCAGAAAGGGCTTCGGTCCGTCGTCAAGGTCATTGACGATCGATGCTT GGTTTTCGATCCCCCCGAAGACAACCCCGTACAAAAGTTCTCTAGGAGTGTGGTTCCCAACGGCAAGCGTGTCAAGGATCAGACATTTGCATTCGATCGGATTTTCGACCAGAACGCTTCCCAGGGAGAAGTCTACGAGGCTACCACGCGCCGCCTCCTCGATAGTGTTCTCGATGGTTACAATGCAACCGTGTTTGCTTACGGTGCGACTGGGTGTGGAAAGACACATACGATCACGGGAACGGCCCAACAACCGGGTATCATCTTTTTGACGATGCAGGAGCTTTTCGAGAGGATCGATGAAAGATCCGGCGACAAATCGACGGAGATCTCGCTTTCGTATCTCGAAATCTACAATGAAACTATTCGGGACTTGCTTGTCCCGGGCACGCCCAAGGGAGGCCTTATGCTCCGGGAGGACGTGAATCAGTCCGTTTCGGTGGCCGGATTGTCTAGCCATCATCCCCAAAATGTGGAGCAGgtcatggagatgatcataCGCGGAAACGAGTGTCGAACCATGTCACCTACCGAGGCCAATGCTACATCTTCGCGATCACACGCTGTTCTCCAGATCAATATTGCCCAAAAAGATCGAAATGCTGGACAAAATGAGCCTCATACAATGGCAACCCTGAGCATTATTGATCTTGCAGGCAGCGAACGAGCCAGCGCGACAAAAAATCGTGGCGAGCGTTTGTTTGAAGGGGCGAACATCAACAAGTCGTTGCTCGCACTGGGAAGCTGCATTAACGCCCTCTGTGACCCACGGAAGCGCAATCATATTCCCTACCGAAACTCCAAGTTGACGAGACTTTTGAAGTTTGCGCTTGGAGGTAATTGCAAAACGGTGATGATTGTCTGCGTCAGCCCTTCGAGTCAGCATTTCGATGAAACACAGAACACACTACGCTACGCGAACCGAGCCAAGAACATTCAAACAAAGGTCACTCGCAACGTCTTCAATGTCAATCGACACGTCAAAGATTTCCTAGTCAAGATCGATGAGCAAATGAACCTTATCAATGAGCTCAAGACACAGGCGAAGGAGTCCGAGAAGATCGCATTTACCAAGTTCAAGAAACAAaccgaaaagaaagatgtTGTCGTGCGTGATGGCGTCACCCGAATTCGCAGTGCCTACGAACACAGTCTCCCGGAGCGCCAGGAAAAGACCAACAATATGCTGAAACTGAGACAAATCAGTCGCCGTATCGGAATTCTATCGTCTTGGATTGCTGCATTCGACAGCGTTTGCGAGACCCGTGGTGGCCAGGACGGGCTGTCCAATCTGTATGCTGTGCAAAAAACCGCACATGGTATCCTGCTTGAGCTCGAGGGCAGTCGACATCACTACAATCAGCGGCTGTCAAAGAACACTTGGGACCGAGCCATGACGTCTGCTGTTGAACATGCGACGAAGCAACTACGAGAGTTTGATATCAGCGATGCTAGCGATTACGCGAGCCTGGACAAGGAAGCTGAGCTCCTTCGATCTCATGCCGAGCGGGAGGCGTTATCGGCAGTGATCGAGCATGACAAGGCTGGTGAAGTCGCTGCTGTGCAGTCATTGCTTCAAGCTCAATTTGAACTAATCGCCGCCATTGAGGACATCATGCAGCTGAACGCGGATGAAGCCATGCAAAAGGGACGCGATATTCTCATGAAAATGTTGGACGACTGTACAAATGCGACTAACAATCTCGTCAAACCTGATGTCACTTTATCTTCTGTGTCCACGACCGGATTGCAGAGTCCTTTCAAGCCAGCGAGTCCccagaagaccaagaaacGCTTCAGCCTGGTAGGCATGCCAGCTCCGCGCCTTTCTCTCGCTCCTTCTGTCCAGCTCGCACCGGCTGCGCCTCCATCGCCTACTAAAGGGTCCCCGCGTCGACGAAAGGTTACTGCTGGCCGGAAGAGTGTTAGCTTCACGCCCAAGAAAACACAGGCCAAGCCTTCTAAACGATCTGTGCGCTGGAaagacgatgaagaaaaTGGTCCCCTGACTGAATTTCAGAAGACCCCCCAGAAACCCGCCGCAGTGTCGGTGCAGGATACGAACATTGAAGCGGACCCTTCTGAGCCAGCTCTTCCCAAGGGAGTTCCAACAATCTCACGTAACATCCCCCGCATGGTCAGCCCTTCCTACAATCTCGCTCCCGTCCCTGGATCGTCTGAGCCAACCTTGCATGTTCCCAAAAATGGCAACCGATTCCAGGCTGGCTTCCTTTCCAAGAAGAGCGGCGGCTCCCCCTCGGGACCTCCCCCGTCCAGCGGTCTTCTCAACTCTGACCGGGAGAAATCTCCCCTGCGTGACATTGAAGGTAGCAGTTTCTTGAACCGGGCGCCCTCCGAACGGCCTTCTCGCATCGCTGTCCGTTCTCCCAGCGGCAATTTCTCAAGTAGCCCAATGTCTGAAAGTAAAGACAGCTGGAAGGCGGACAAGGATGAGGCGCAGAAAATCACATCGGCCATGCGCCGCATCTCCAGCAGTCACGCTGGTGTGACCTCCGGCAGTCACTCCCTTCGTAttcatcgtcgtcggagCCCTACATCCGCGACCTACGGCAGTTCTCCTAGCGAGCATGCCCATAGCACGATGCATACGATGAACACCATGTTTACCGCCTCACAAGCTCGTCGCATGGTCAAGAGTGAGCGCGAAGGAGACAGCAAGCCGAGCGTTCTCAGTCCCCACAACTTGCCTGTAATGAAGCACACTGCGCGCCGGACCACCTTGGGAGGTGACGTGCGCCCTCGAGGTGCCAGCTTATCTACTCGAGATGCTCTCCGACTCAGTGCAGCCGCCGCACCTTGA
- a CDS encoding Repressible alkaline phosphatase — translation MAGDESLRPPRQSSDRLSTQTAEEEDGLLTGERTTRRDQGRRGLGFWGQVGTFAWAVTATVVVIVLAVVYQHESAKNRREQPTVGWGPDGKPSGKRNLIFMVSDGMGPTSLSMTRSFRQFAEGLPIDDILVLDKHHVGQSRTRSSNSLVTDSAAGATAFSCGHKSYNGAISVLPDHTPCGTVLEAAKLAGYHTGLVVTTRITDATPACFASHANMRQYEDSIAEQEAGEHPLGRVVDLIFGGGRCHFLPNSTHGSCRADDRNIIDVAAQNGFHYLEDRASFDALKAGADAKLPLMGLFAEKDIPYEIDRRSQNDVYPSLEEMARTALTTLSEATRDSEQGFFLMIEGSRIDHAGHGNDPAAQVHEVIAYDKAFAAVLEFLEKDETPGVLVSTSDHETGGLAAARQLHTTYPEYLWHPRVLANAKHSSEYASAKLSEHLSRNTQHSEDKTKAFVRKTLLEEDLGITDATDDEIKALLQPEDGFYPNYVFADMISRRAQIGWSTHGHSAADVNIYASSSKDVWPLVGNHENTDVGKFLADYLDLDVDAVTKRLQAAVSWTSSSEKSVSDQHGWLGDPLGSNVRVEGLDDYHGDFRKRSSEDCACGGVH, via the exons ATGGCGGGAGACGAATCACTCCGACCGCCACGTCAATCTTCCGATCGTCTGTCGACGCAaaccgccgaggaagaggatggtcTCTTGACTGGGGAGCGAACGACCCGCCGTGACCAAGGACGCCGCGGATTGGGGTTCTGGGGACAAGTAGGAACCTTTGCATGGGCAGTCACTGCAACTGTTGTCGTGATAGTTCTGGCGGTTGTATATCAGCACGAATCTGCCAAGAATCGTCGAGAACAGCCTACAGTAGGATGGGGGCCGGACGGCAAGCCTTCGGGTAAGCGTaacctcatcttcatggtGTCTGACGGAATGGGACCGACGAGTCTGTCCATGACAAGAAGTTTCAGGCAATTCGCCGAGGGCTTACCCATCGATGATATTCTGGTGCTGGACAAGCACCACGTCGGGCAGTCACGAACCCGGTCCAGCAACAGCCTTGTGACAGACTCGGCCGCTGGTGCGACCGCGTTCTCTTGCGGGCACAAGAGCTACAACGGAGCTATTTCTGTGCTTCCTGATCACACCCCTTGCGGAACTGTACTCGAAGCTGCCAAGTTGGCGGGTTACCACACTGGGTTGGTTGTCACGACACGCATCACCGACGCAACCCCGGCTTGCTTCGCATCGCACGCCAATATGCGTCAATACGAAGATAGTATTGCGGAGCAAGAGGCGGGTGAACACCCTCTGGGAAGAGTCGTGGATCTGATTTTTGGGGGTGGTCGTTGCCATTTTCTGCCAAACTCCACCCATGGCAGCTGCCGTGCTGATGATCGTAATATCATCGATGTTGCAGCTCAGAATGGGTTCCATTACCTGGAAGACCGTGCTAGCTTTGATGCCTTGAAGGCTGGCGCTGATGCCAAGCTACCCCTCATGGGTCTCTTTGCGGAAAAGGACATTCCCTACGAGATTGATCGTCGTTCGCAGAACGATGTCTACCCGTCTCTCGAGGAGATGGCTCGCACTGCATTGACCACACTTAGCGAGGCTACTCGGGACAGCGAACAAGGCTTCTTCCTCATGATCGAGGGCTCTCGCATCGACCATGCTGGACATGGAAACGACCCGGCCGCTCAGGTTCATGAAGTTATCGCCTACGACAAGGCTTTTGCTGCCGTGCTTGAGTTCCTTGAAAAAGACGAGACACCCGGTGTGCTTGTCAGCACCTCTGATCACGAAACTGGCGGACTGGCTGCTGCTCGTCAGCTCCACACCACTTACCCAGAATATCTTTGGCACCCTCGCGTTTTGGCCAACGCTAAACATTCCAGTGAATACGCCAGTGCCAAGTTGAGCGAGCATCTCTCCCGCAATACCCAACACAGTGAAGACAAGACGAAAGCTTTTGTTCGCAAGACTTTGCTCGAGGAGGATCTCGGCATCACCGATGCCACTGATGATGAGATCAAAGCTTTGCTGCAACCCGAAGACGGGTTTTATCCCAATTATGTCTTTGCGGACATGATCAGTCGCCGTGCACAGATCGGCTGGTCAACTCATGGTCACTCCG CCGCTGACGTCAACATCTACGCATCATCGAGCAAGGATGTATGGCCACTGGTTGGCAACCACGAGAATACTGATGTCGGCAAGTTCCTCGCGGACTACCTGGACCTCGATGTCGATGCTGTTACCAAGCGCCTGCAAGCTGCAGTCTCTTGGACCTCGTCTAGCGAGAAGTCCGTATCTGATCAGCATGGCTGGCTAGGCGATCCGCTCGGCTCGAATGTGCGAGTTGAGGGTCTTGATGACTACCATGGTGACTTCAGAAAGCGATCATCCGAGGACTGTGCGTGTGGTGGAGTCCACTGA